One genomic window of Raphanus sativus cultivar WK10039 unplaced genomic scaffold, ASM80110v3 Scaffold1268, whole genome shotgun sequence includes the following:
- the LOC108819454 gene encoding UDP-glycosyltransferase 85A5: MASHAVSSGQKPHVVCVPFPAQGHINPMLKAAKLLHAKGFHVTFVNNVYNHNRLLRSRGPNELEGVPSFRFESIPDGLQETDGDTMQDVPSLCDSTMKNCLAPFKELLQRINARDDVPPVTCIVSDGLMTFTLDAAEEIGVPNVIFWTTSACGFLAYLYFESIVQKGLSPIKDENCLDTEIDWIPTMKNLRLKDIPSFIRATTRDDILLNFFLREVDRVKRASAIILNTYDDLERDTIQAIQSITPPVYSIGPLHLLVDRDIDNDSEIGRMGSNLWREDTTCVDWLDTKPRNSVVYVNFGSITVMSAKQLVEFAWGLAATGKDFLWVIRPDLVAGELAVVPTEFLTETADRRMIVSWCPQERVLSHPAVGGFLTHSGWNSTLESLCRGVPMVCWPFFAEQQTNCKFCRDEWEVGMEIGGDVRREEVDAVVRELMDGEKGKKMREKAEKWRCLAEGATEPKRGSSELNFQMFVDKVLLGRG; this comes from the exons atggcATCTCATGCAGTTTCTAGCGGACAAAAACCACACGTAGTTTGCGTGCCTTTCCCAGCTCAAGGCCACATCAACCCGATGCTGAAAGCGGCTAAACTCCTCCACGCCAAAGGCTTCCACGTCACCTTCGTAAACAACGTATACAACCACAACCGCCTCCTCCGGTCACGTGGGCCCAACGAGCTCGAAGGTGTTCCTTCGTTCCGGTTCGAGTCTATCCCTGACGGTCTACAGGAGACCGATGGGGATACGATGCAGGATGTCCCTTCTCTTTGCGACTCCACCATGAAGAACTGTCTAGCTCCGTTCAAGGAACTTCTTCAGCGGATCAACGCTCGTGATGATGTTCCTCCGGTGACATGTATTGTATCAGACGGTTTGATGACTTTCACTCTTGACGCTGCGGAGGAGATCGGTGTCCCTAATGTTATTTTCTGGACCACAAGTGCTTGTGGCTTCTTGGCTTATCTATACTTCGAAAGTATCGTCCAAAAGGGGTTATCTCCAATAAAAG atgaGAATTGTTTAGACACAGAAATAGATTGGATCCCAACGATGAAAAATCTAAGACTAAAGGACATCCCAAGCTTCATCCGTGCGACTACTCGTGACGACATACTGCTTAATTTTTTTCTACGTGAGGTTGACCGAGTCAAACGTGCTTCTGCTATCATTCTCAACACATACGATGATCTCGAGCGTGACACCATACAAGCTATACAATCTATCACACCTCCGGTGTACTCTATTGGACCGCTCCATCTACTAGTGGACCGGGATATCGATAACGATAGCGAGATCGGACGCATGGGGTCGAATCTTTGGAGAGAAGATACAACGTGTGTGGACTGGCTCGATACCAAGCCTCGAAACAGCGTTGTTTACGTTAACTTTGGCAGCATAACCGTGATGAGCGCGAAACAGCTCGTGGAGTTCGCTTGGGGCTTAGCAGCAACAGGGAAAGATTTCTTGTGGGTGATCAGACCGGACTTAGTTGCTGGCGAACTAGCTGTTGTTCCGACAGAGTTTTTGACGGAGACGGCGGACAGGAGGATGATAGTGAGTTGGTGTCCTCAGGAGAGAGTTCTGTCTCATCCGGCGGTAGGAGGGTTCTTAACGCATAGCGGATGGAACTCGACTCTGGAGAGTCTATGCCGTGGAGTTCCGATGGTGTGTTGGCCGTTCTTTGCGGAGCAACAAACGAACTGTAAGTTTTGTCGTGACGAGTGGGAGGTGGGGATGGAGATCGGTGGAGATGTGAGGAGGGAGGAGGTTGACGCGGTGGTTAGAGAGCTGATGGATGGagagaaaggaaagaaaatgaGGGAGAAGGCGGAAAAGTGGCGGTGCTTGGCGGAGGGAGCAACTGAGCCTAAGCGTGGTTCGTCGGAGTTAAATTTTCAGATGTTTGTTGACAAGGTTCTCTTAGGGCGTGGCTAG